The sequence CCTTCAAGCCTACCGGTTCCGTCCTCAAGGATGTGCAGTCTGGAGGGAGACCACAGCTCTGCCTCACAGCGCTGCACACCTTCCTTACTCAACTCCACATAGAGCTTAAGCTGCTCCTCTTCCGGCTCCATTTTGAACAAATCTTCTCTATTTCCAAGGTGAATCTGCCGCAGATCCAGTGGTTCTACGCGCGAGTCGTCATAGACCGCCGAATAGATTCTATCACAGCGGAACACCCTAATCTCACCGCGAAGAAAGCAATAGGCTGGACAATACCATAAGCCGCTGCTTGCGTAGATGCCAACAGGTTGAATAAGTCTGCTGGACCTTAGTTCTTTCGATTCATAATCGATCAGAAGTACTTTTTGCTCAATAGCCCCCTCTAGCAAGATAGACAAATAGGGAGACTCGGCTTGCCGTATCGGGGTAACAAAATCTACCCTGTTCTTCATCTCATCAATTCGATCCCGCACATCACCAGACAAGTTGTTATAAAATTTCCGGAGGGCTGAAGAAGATTCTGCCTTGAAGGGCAGGACTGCATAATGGCGCAGCGCATGACTCGCAAAAAAAATAGCGACAGCCTCCTCCTCTGTAAAAGCGATAGGCGGCAGAATTCTTTCCTTCAACACCTGATATCCGCCGTGCGGACCCACTTCAGAGTATAAAGGAACTCCCAACTCACTAAGTTCCTGCAGGTCTCTGAGGATTGTTCTTGAGGAGACATTAAATTCACCGGCAAGCTCCTTGACGGTGAATTTCCGCTTACGATTGACGGCCATC comes from Paenibacillus sp. 19GGS1-52 and encodes:
- a CDS encoding YafY family protein is translated as MNKSQRLLELMMAVNRKRKFTVKELAGEFNVSSRTILRDLQELSELGVPLYSEVGPHGGYQVLKERILPPIAFTEEEAVAIFFASHALRHYAVLPFKAESSSALRKFYNNLSGDVRDRIDEMKNRVDFVTPIRQAESPYLSILLEGAIEQKVLLIDYESKELRSSRLIQPVGIYASSGLWYCPAYCFLRGEIRVFRCDRIYSAVYDDSRVEPLDLRQIHLGNREDLFKMEPEEEQLKLYVELSKEGVQRCEAELWSPSRLHILEDGTGRLEGDIPRSDLPFFAKFIIGLGDAATVQEPAELVDEMKRLLVRLLGKYS